The sequence AAGAGGACTCCTCTCCCATGATGAACGAAATTAGTTATTGATTTTGTGGAACGAGAGTTAGAGGGTCACATAGAAGCACTGAAGCACACGTGTTGAAGAAGCTTAATAAAGGAACGATATGGAGAAAACGAGAAGGATCCACATTAAGAGAAAAGGGGGTCAATTGACCCTGGTTCGATTCTCCCTTTCCACaaattttgcagtttttttttttgtttttttttacatatgtgGTACGGGTCCGCTAGTGATCGAGACGAAGGCtcagttttttatttacatatcTTTTTTCAATTTCGTTTCAATCATAACACATAAAACTCTGGATCTTCAAGTCCTATCTTCttcctacaattttttttttgagatttgttaTAGTTTTTCTTCATCTAGCTTGATTCTTTGGAAAACTTATTAGTGAAAAGAGATTGTTGGAAGAGTCTTTGTGTTGATGAATTGTTACAATCTTGTTGTTATCATTAAGGTATTGTGTGAGTGTAACAATGGTGGATTGACTAATTCTTTTTCCGTGATTGTATACCTCTTGCAGGACACTATCCGTTGACCATGAAGGCGCTCCCTTCATGTAATCTTATGTGTTTTTATTATGGATTAACATATACTGTGTTTTCTAAGCTTTTCATACAAACAAACTCCTTAAAAACCGAAAAGAAGCTTCTCTTACTCCTCAATTACCAAGTGTAGAAGAAAATCTTTAGGCTCTGCGCTTATATTCTTTTATCCGTCTCCACAATTATCAGGTTTCGATGAAGACAAAGGTGAAATGGACATGTGATGTTCTTCGAGGGGATGATGCTTATGAGTTGCAGGAGAAGCTACTGAAACAAGTCGCAGAGGAGTACAATGATGAAGAACAATTTGTTGAACAAATTGAATGTAACTACAATGTGCTACAATTAAACCCAATACTAGCCAGCTTCTTTCCCAAGAACAAATAACCATTTAGCTTGTGATATGAGCGTTTAGTGGAGCAGCCGCCGTTGCTTCTATACCATATACACGATTTACTTGTGAGTTGGTATGTATCTTTCCAAATAATGTTGGCCGACAAAAcaagtcaaaaaaaaagtttcgacTAATGTGGTTTAAAAAATTTGTGTCTACATAATATGGTTTGtctaagcaaaaacaaaattagacaTAATGCATATAGTCAATgaaatgatatatgtatatctctTTTAGATGAAGCATTCGTTGCATGTCATTGAATTCTCGAACAACAAATATGTCCCCGACTTCAATCTCACTTAAGAGCATACCGTAAATTCGATATTTTCTCGCGCTCAAAagtatttatcattttcattaatTCTTCTAATTCTATAGTTCAAGATATGCAAAACATTTGCAAACAACaattaaagagaaataaaaacatcTTCAAGCaattaaagagaaataaattcTTTTTGCTAATTTATATACGATCAAGAAGGAGAGGACTGttgcaatcaagaagtcacgTGACTAGCTATTTATTTGAGTATGGAGCTTAGCTATTGATTTGGTATGGAGCTGCAGCAAAATTGAATATGAAGGAGATCTCAAAATTGACTATtctatgtttaaaaaatatatattttgggatTAGATGTTTTGCCAGATGTTAGGAGAAGGGAttatcaaaacaatttctcatATCCCCATTatcatcaaaacaatttcttaAAACCCCCtcaattataaaaagataatattacCTTTAATGAAGGCTGTtttaggttaaatataattaaatcagtAAGTGTTCAACGAAAAACACAGTAGCTCAGTGGTTGCGAGCTCCATGCGCACGCGCGCGCCCAAGGTTCGAATCCCACTATGCTGGGTGCAACTGCATGttcaattttcatttaaaaattgttagaggggTAGTTCGTCCTTTTATTAAAGAAGGGATAGTGAGAAGATGGGTTGGATTCGGACAAGAAAAGAAGTTGTATGAAGCTAACACTACTATAAATTGAACctgtaaaatgtttatattaaataaGAGAGAAGATATAAGATCAAAAGAGAATTCTAGTGGAGAAAGTGAGGATCTTTTGATCTCCCACATGAAGCTGGATGCAACCATGTACTTGAAGTACCATAATGATGAAAAATTTCTTAGAGACACCATGTTAGCTTTTATTTTAGTCGGGAGGGATACCACTACTTATGCGCTCATGTCTCAAAACCCTCATGTTGTCACTAACATTCGCCAAGAGATCAAAATAAATCGACCTATGACCCCGAGAGGCCGTCTTATGATTCCATAAAGTTCTTGAACAAACTAGTGTATTTACGTGGTACCTTGTATGAAGCAATGAGACTTCACCCTCCGGTTCCATTCGAACACTTGTCTCCCGTAAAACTAAATGTGCTTCCAAGTGGGCATAGAGTCAACCAAAGTTTACTATAATCtcataaaatcacatttttgtatatatatatatatatatcttataatattttaaaatcatccaaaCTTTACTAAAATCTTATAGAATTacatttcatttcttttaaaaaaaatataaaactctaaaacacaatcaaatcttttaaaaactcacttaaatctttcaaaattcaaaaatattaaaatttgactaaatcattaaaatattaaattcaatatCCTCTTTTTAATTAGGGATCAACCTAGTTAGTCAACTTGAAGACAAATTTGCACATAAAATCTTTtagacaaataaataaataaaaatgaagatacAAAGTGATCCAAAGAGATAAGAATAACATTAAACGTTTCAAAACGGCAAAACCCATGTCTCGGTGTATATATAACGACGGAATTGACTTCAAAATTTTCTGACTTTATTCTTTCTTTAGTCATCTTTTGTTAATTTCGTTTCAATCATTACACAAAAAAAGTATGGAACTTCAACTCCGTCTTCTTcctacaatcttcttcttcttcttgacaatTCTACAACACTCTTCTTCTGCTCGGATTCTTACAGTCTCCAAGCCTGATAGACATGACTACGCCGCTAGTGCTCGTTGGCTCGTCTCTCAGAACATCTGGGGTGTTCTCAGGTAACTTCTCAAGATTCTCAAGTTCTTAGGATGAAACAAGTATTGGGTAATTTTATCTATTAGAAAGCAGTTTCAGGACGTATTTTAGCAGATTAAATCCAATTCTTGataaaagattgaatttttttgaaattgaaattgataaaagggatatattttacataaagtTTGTAGCTTTTTACAAGATTGAATCCGATCTTTGATGATTTATATGGATGAACGCTGTTGGGTTCTTGAGATTTTCTATGGATTTTGGTTCATCaaagctttgatctttttgAAAATTGAGATTTGATACAAAGTCAAGTACTTTAGTTATCAATATTGTTGGGTGTTTTGAGATTTGGCATAGTTTTGCGTCATCAAGATTGATTCTTTGGAAACCTTATTATTATAAGAGATTGTTGGAAGAGTTTGTGTTGATTAATCGTTGCAATCCTGTTGTTATGATTAAGGTATAACAATGGTGGATTTACTATTTCTTTTTCGGTTATTGTATTACTCTTGCAGCACACTATCCATTGATCATGAAGGCGCTCCCTTCGGGTAATCTTGTTTTTTCATGAATTTAAATCACaatgtcttttgtttcttttggtgtttGTGGTTTTACACTTCAATAGACATATGGGAGCTTGACATTACTCGAATCTTGGTCTCTGTTTTGCAGGAATGTTGTATCGTTTAGTGATGGTTTACCCGAGAAAGGCAGCGGTATACCTTACTTTTACTTGACAACGCTTGATCCAACTGCAAGAAACGCACTAAAGACCAGAGAGCTTCACTTGCGATCAGTGAATCTCCCGTTGGAACTTGTAAAAGTGATCCAATGAATCCTACTTGCTCTAAACTAACCCTAACCGGGAAGGTAACGTACATGACTGGAAAAAACCGAGTTTTCTTACCAACatgatattgtgtttttttttaactttggtCTTTATCTTATATAATGGTTTAGTTGCTGCTATTGGATGATGGATCTGAGGAAGCACAAGTAGCCAAAAAAGCTTTATTCACAAAGCATCCGGAGATGATTGGTAATCAAATGTTTCTGTTAACTCTAAAGATACAGAATCAATGATAATTGTATGATAGTGTGATGGTCCGTTAtatctgtttttccttttttgcagATTGGCCTAAGGATCATGATTTCCACTTCTTCAAACTCGAGATCACCAATATATTTCTAATCAATTGGTTTGGTGGAGCTAAACCTATCACTGTAGATGAATACCTTCACGCCAAGTCGTAAGTACAATGCGTGAACCCCTTTATAAAATACATCGGTAATCTCtgagaaaccgaaccgaaacaaTGAAAATTTCGAGtttttactatgttttttttcgCAGTTGATCTCATAGCTCTTTTTAACTGTTTTCAGGATCAAAGTCGCTTCCTTATTACAATGAAACTCACCGGAATAAAGCAAACGGTGAAGCAAGAAAACTTATATATCGGCAACacaacacaataaattatatttgtaactGTTTCTTTGGTTACAATAGATGTCAAAATCTCTGTAAATTACTTCATACCAAGTTCAGTAATCAAAGGTATCCAATTATTTCGCTATGGAAGATTTGGTTACATTTATATGTTGATAAAAAAGTCTGATGGTAAATAACACTCAAGAAATGTTAAACCGATGCTCGAATTCCGGTAATTTCCGGGTTGAGGACGTCAATGATCAGTTTATGCAAttgaaccaaattaattaatattgaacCAAATTTGGAGTCAAAGTCGAACCAAAGATTTTTTAATGCAACTGAACCGAACTAAAAATTCATCAACTCGAACCCAAActcggtttttttttgtttccattaacaatccaataaaCCAAATACATCGAAAATTTGTAATTCCACTTAAATTTATCTAAACCGAATTTAACCGaaacttttaaaatagaaagaaatcaaGCATTAACCGGTTTGATGATCAAATTACGGTTATGTCCGGTTTGAGGATAagctttttatcattttttttttctagagttTCTGTGTGTGAGTGGCGAGCATTGGTTTCTGGAAATtgaacacacaaacaaaaatatctgaaaaattCGACCTTAAGCACTTAAGCTGATAGATACAACAAATACAAATCCCCAAATTCAAGAACACAGAGACACGAAACCTTCTTCGGATCTTCAAAATAccccaagaaaagaaaagaaaagctccATGAATCTTCAAGCCGCTTCTTGTAGCTTCGGATTCGTTTCGAGTCCACTTGGCGTCACTCCCGGAACTTCGTTTCGTCGCTTCGTAATCCGAGCCAaatgttagttttgttttttttgaatccctaaatctttgtttcttcttcgttAATCTTTGAGAAGTgattgagagattgagattcaattgcttttgcttttgcagCGGAACCTTCGGAGAAATCTGTAGAGATCATGAGAAAATTCTCGGAGCAATATGCTCGTCGCTCTGGGACTTACTTCTGTGTTGATAAAGGTGTTACTTCTGTAGTCATTAAGGtataacaaactatttattgGGTTTTTGTGTTGAATCTTGGGATTGAGTTAATGTTGAGACTTATTAATGCTTAAATGTTTTGTTGGGAGCAGGGGTTAGCTGAGCATAAAGATTCGTATGGTGCACCGCTTTGTCCTTGCAGGTGAATCTTTGTTTGCTTCTTATTTGGAATGTTTGTAATGAAACAGTGCTGTGGATTACGAAAGTTTGatactttgttgttgttgttgttgatgcagACACTATGATGATAAAGCTGCTGAGGTTGGGCAGGGATTTTGGAATTGTCCGTGTGTTCCAATGAGAGAGAGGTATGAACTATCTTCATCTTGGCTGTGTATTAGGcattgtgtttgtgtgtgtctCTGTCTTGTTATGTACTTAGAACTAAGCATATAAGGTTCTTTGGGATGCATCGATTGGTTATATGTTTAAAGGTATAGATTTGACTCGAACTTCGTTGTGGTTGTTAGAGGGTTAGTGTTTAACAGCAGACAGGATGTTACACTTATCATAGAGGTTACTGATGCTCCTTATTAGCAAATGGAAGTTGGTTTACTCTAGTAGTTAGCAACAGTTACCAAACCATTTAAAAAGATTATTTGTGCTCTCTTGCAAACTCTTGGCCTAGGTGGCCCTTTTTAACCAAATTTTGGTACACCACAATTTAAGATCCTTTGTGTTTTCATAGGGCTTATTTCAGGTAGCAAAGCTGATTAGTATTTGTATATGAAGAATTAGGTATTGAACTGAGTTGTCTTTTATTCACAAACATTACAAAGATATTTATACATGTTCAACGCTAGGGTTTCTAAGTTAACATACACCGTCATTGACGTAAACATTACGACACAAGCCCATAACACAAAGCCCAACCTATAACCttaatactccccctcaagttggagTGTGGAGATTTTGCACACCTAACTTGGACAATAAGTAATCAAACTGTGGTCGACCAAGCGCCTTTGCTAAAATATCTGCAATTTGATCATCCGTACTAATGTGTTTGGTAGAAATAATCCCATCACGAACCGCATCACGAACCGCATGACAATCTTTTTAATGTGTTTAGTACGTTCATGAAACACTGGATTGGCAGCAATATGAATAGCAGCTTTGTTGTCGCAGAAGAAACGAGTAGGCTTCGACTGATCAATACCCAATTCTCTTAACAAACGCCGCAACCATTGAATCTCTCGTAAAGCAGTAGACATAGACCGATACTCGGCCTCAACGGACGAGTGAGAGACCgtattttgtttcttagttCGCCAAGAAATCGGAGAACCaccaagaagaacaacaaatgCGGTAAGGGAACGTCTTGTCAAAGGACAACCTGCATAATCCGAATCGCAGTAGACACTCAAAGTTAGATCCGGATCCGACGAAAGAAATATTCCTTGACCAGGAGTGTctttcaaaaaacaaaccacACGAAGAGCTGCCGTCTAATGAGCTTCACGAGGAGACTTCATAAACTGAGACAAAATATGAACGAAATAACTAAGCTCGGGACGCGTATGAGTAAGATAGATCAAACGACCTACAAGTCGACGATAAGGCTTATGATCAGATAAAAGAGGACTTGTGTCTTTCGCAAGCTTGTGATTCTGCTCAAGAGGCGTAGGAGCAGGCTGAGCACCAAGGAGACCACAATCCGAAATAATGTCTAGCGCATACTTGcgctgagaaagaaaaatacctTCGGGACCTCTGCTGACTTCTAGTCCAAGAAAGTATTTGAGTTTGTCCAAATCTTTCATAGAGAAGCATTTAGACAAATAATCCTTAAACTTCTGAATCATGTATCCATCGTTGCCACAAATAattagatcatcaacataaactaaGACACGGAGATCAATACCAGCTTTAGTGTAAGCAAACAACGAGTAATCCTCATAGGactgaacaaaaccaaaacggAGCAAAGAGTCAGACAACTTCTTAAACCAACAGCGGGGAGCTTGTTTAAGACAATAGATAGACTCCCGGAGACGGCAAACTTTGCCTGGATGAGAAGCACGAAACCCAGGGGGAAGTTGCATATAAACTTCCTCATCTAAGTCACCATGCAGAAAAGCATTATTGACATCCATTTGAAAAACTTTCCACTTCTTAGCAGCAACAAGACGAAGAACAGAACGGACAGTGGTCATTTTCACCACTGGAGCAAAAATCTCATTAGAATCAACACCCTCCTTTTGATTATTACCAAGTGCGACAAGACGGGCCTTATAACGCTCAATGGAACCATCAGCGTTATACTTAGTTTTGTAGACCCATTGACTACCAATAGCAATCTTATTAGGCGGTAAATCACAAATCTCAATTGTTCCTGTAACGTCGAGAGCATAAACCTCTTTGCGTATGGCATCATTCCAAACTTTGAGGTGAATGGCCTCCTTAAAGTGTCGTGGCTCAACATGAGCAGTAATCGCAGCTAAGAAAACACGGTGCCCTGGAGAAAAAACATCATCAGAGATGTAATTCGTCAGAGGATAGAGTGAGTTACCTTGAACCGATGACGATACCAGGAATGTGGAGTCAGGAAGAGCGTGATGGGTTTCCAGAGCAGAGACAACATTATATGTGACATAGTCGCGAAGCCAACCAGGAGCTTGATGCTATCGTTGACcgagaggaggaggaacaacCGGAGTTACAACAACAAGTGATAACAGGATCAGAGGAACGACGAACAGGAGAAAAAGGTATTAATGAGTCCGCAACTGCAGAGGAAGATGTATCAAGGACCTGCTTGTCCACAGAAACAGGGGAAGGTGAAACCGGAGAAGAGTCCGGAACAGAGGATGGTGTGTCATACGCAATAGGGGAAGGAGGTAAAAGCGGAGAATCATCAACCTCCTTAACAACCATAGGACTTGGCGGAGGAGAGACAACATGATCAACAAGTAAGACCAAGTCCAAACTCCCCCTGACCGACGAAGGCATCACCTAGTCATCATCAGTGACAACATCAATAGGCGGAGAAGACGGCGGAGAGAGAGCAAAATTTTCTCGATTTGCAAAAGGGAACACATCCTCACGAAAAATAACGTCTCTTGACACAAAAATTTTGTTCTTCTCAACATCATACACCTTCCACCCT comes from Camelina sativa cultivar DH55 chromosome 19, Cs, whole genome shotgun sequence and encodes:
- the LOC104766505 gene encoding LOW QUALITY PROTEIN: protein CREG1-like (The sequence of the model RefSeq protein was modified relative to this genomic sequence to represent the inferred CDS: inserted 1 base in 1 codon), which gives rise to MELQLRLLPTIFFFFLTILQHSSSARILTVSKPDRHDYAASARWLVSQNIWGVLSTLSIDHEGAPFGNVVSFSDGLPEKGSGIPYFYLTTLDPTARNAXKDQRASLAISESPVGTCKSDPMNPTCSKLTLTGKLLLLDDGSEEAQVAKKALFTKHPEMIDWPKDHDFHFFKLEITNIFLINWFGGAKPITVDEYLHAKSIKVASLLQ
- the LOC104766506 gene encoding ferredoxin-thioredoxin reductase catalytic chain, chloroplastic codes for the protein MNLQAASCSFGFVSSPLGVTPGTSFRRFVIRAKSEPSEKSVEIMRKFSEQYARRSGTYFCVDKGVTSVVIKGLAEHKDSYGAPLCPCRHYDDKAAEVGQGFWNCPCVPMRERKECHCMLFLTPDNDFAGKDQTITSEEIKETTANM